Proteins from a single region of Halorubrum sp. 2020YC2:
- the metX gene encoding homoserine O-acetyltransferase codes for MSAVPTDHGVASLGEFTFECGQSVPDFEVAYETHGEFDGDNVVLICHALTGSQNVARSPEPERDAETTGAGQAGQARAWWDDVVGPGKAIDTTEHYVVCANVPGSCYGTTGPASERPADLDLREEPDHDRWGTAFPPVQVEDWARAQRRLLDHLGVGRLRAVVGGSVGGMNALEWAKRYPDDVDRVVAIATAGRLDAQCLALDAVARRAIRADADWNEGNYYGDDRPDPTEGLAIARQIGHVMYLSKASMERKFGRRSAGRDSLTREDGDLGLPPEPTAGFFPYREVESYLDYQAEGFGDRFDANSYLYLTRAMDEYDLAAGHGADADALAAFEGEALLVSFTADWHFTVEQSASLADAFREVDVPVAHHVVDSDHGHDAFLVEPEHVGPPVRDFLTDGVDGRAVSDEGDDDGDDPRPNSDHAPVHASLFRG; via the coding sequence ATGAGCGCCGTCCCGACAGACCACGGCGTCGCCTCGCTCGGGGAGTTCACCTTCGAGTGCGGGCAGTCCGTCCCCGACTTCGAGGTGGCTTACGAGACCCACGGCGAGTTCGACGGCGACAACGTCGTGTTAATCTGTCACGCGCTCACCGGGAGCCAGAACGTCGCGCGGTCGCCGGAGCCGGAGCGCGACGCGGAGACGACGGGAGCCGGACAGGCCGGGCAGGCCCGCGCGTGGTGGGACGACGTCGTCGGCCCGGGGAAGGCCATCGACACGACCGAGCACTACGTCGTCTGCGCGAACGTCCCCGGCTCCTGTTACGGGACGACCGGTCCCGCCAGCGAGCGGCCCGCGGACCTCGACCTCCGCGAGGAGCCGGACCACGACCGGTGGGGGACCGCGTTCCCGCCGGTCCAGGTCGAGGACTGGGCGCGCGCGCAGCGCCGCCTGCTCGACCACCTCGGCGTGGGGCGGCTCCGCGCCGTCGTCGGCGGGAGCGTCGGCGGGATGAACGCCTTGGAGTGGGCGAAGCGCTACCCGGACGACGTCGACCGCGTGGTCGCCATCGCGACCGCCGGGCGCCTCGACGCGCAGTGTCTCGCGCTCGACGCGGTCGCCCGCCGCGCGATCCGCGCCGACGCGGACTGGAACGAAGGGAACTACTACGGCGACGACCGCCCGGACCCGACGGAGGGGCTCGCGATCGCCCGCCAGATCGGGCACGTCATGTACCTCTCGAAGGCGTCGATGGAGCGCAAGTTCGGGCGGCGGTCGGCCGGCCGCGACTCGCTCACGCGCGAGGACGGCGACCTCGGCTTACCGCCGGAGCCGACGGCCGGCTTCTTCCCGTACCGCGAGGTGGAGTCGTACCTCGACTACCAGGCGGAGGGCTTTGGCGACCGCTTCGACGCGAACAGCTACCTCTACCTGACGCGCGCGATGGACGAGTACGACCTCGCCGCGGGACACGGCGCCGACGCCGACGCGCTCGCCGCCTTCGAGGGCGAGGCCCTCCTCGTGAGCTTCACCGCCGACTGGCACTTCACCGTCGAGCAGTCCGCGTCGCTCGCGGACGCCTTCCGCGAGGTCGACGTGCCGGTCGCGCACCACGTCGTCGACTCCGACCACGGCCACGACGCGTTCCTCGTCGAGCCGGAACACGTCGGTCCGCCGGTCCGAGACTTCCTCACGGACGGCGTCGACGGCCGCGCCGTCTCCGACGAGGGCGACGACGACGGCGACGACCCCCGACCGAATTCCGACCACGCACCGGTCCACGCGAGCCTGTTTCGGGGATAA